The Rattus norvegicus strain BN/NHsdMcwi chromosome 20, GRCr8, whole genome shotgun sequence genomic interval gaaagaagtgcGGCTTCTGCTCTCGGACCCGAGCACGAGGAACACCCCTTATCCACTGTTGCTGGCCgttatggggcaggctctgaacggcggCCCCGGCAGCCTCTGATCTGAGCTCTGCTTCCCCAGCCCCTGCTGTGGACCTTTCCGTTCCCTGCTAAGGGCGGAAGCCCCCGCActgtgctcctcctcctccccgagCTTCCTGTGGGCCGCGCATTGCATCCTGGGCAATTCAGTGAGTGCAGATGCACTCCAGGCGCGACCCCGCCCAGCTGATGCTATCACCAACCCCACTCTTATGGCctcatcacagacacacactgaacCGTGTGAGGGGCCATGCCTTCGCTTTATTCCCACACCCGGGTCAGAGGACCCGAGGCAGAGCCAAAACAGGAAGTCCCCGCTCTCTCCTGGGCGGCAGCCAT includes:
- the LOC103694460 gene encoding uncharacterized protein LOC103694460 isoform X11, whose product is MAATSTSQTPWRSQDPRPPGPAVASTPGSLRTGPMIPTEEEEEEGPGSRRQCEKDVALTSARLPDDDVAAPGCGMGAGGVGSWDLRLRQDGCRPGESGDFLFWLCLGSSDPGVGIKRRHGPSHGSVCVCDEAIRVGLVIASAGRGRAWSASALTELPRMQCAAHRKLGEEEEHSAGASALSRERKGPQQGLGKQSSDQRLPGPPFRACPITASNSG
- the LOC103694460 gene encoding uncharacterized protein LOC103694460 isoform X9, producing MAATSTSQTPWRSQASTPGSLRTGPMIPTEEEEEEMWTLGQGPAPSPAPSPAPRTRTGRASEGPGSRRQCEKDVALTSARLPDDDVAAPGCGMGAGGVGSWDLRLRQDGCRPGESGDFLFWLCLGSSDPGVGIKRRHGPSHGSVCVCDEAIRVGLVIASAGRGRAWSASALTELPRMQCAAHRKLGEEEEHSAGASALSRERKGPQQGLGKQSSDQRLPGPPFRACPITASNSG
- the LOC103694460 gene encoding uncharacterized protein LOC103694460 isoform X15; the encoded protein is MAATSTSQTPWRSQASTPGSLRTGPMIPTEEEEEEGPGSRRQCEKDVALTSARLPDDDVAAPGCGMGAGGVGSWDLRLRQDGCRPGESGDFLFWLCLGSSDPGVGIKRRHGPSHGSVCVCDEAIRVGLVIASAGRGRAWSASALTELPRMQCAAHRKLGEEEEHSAGASALSRERKGPQQGLGKQSSDQRLPGPPFRACPITASNSG
- the LOC103694460 gene encoding uncharacterized protein LOC103694460 isoform X7, whose amino-acid sequence is MAATSTSQTPWRSQDPRPPGPAVASTPGSLRTGPMIPTEEEEEEVSAWDWAKMWTLGQGPAPSPAPSPAPRTRTGRASEGPGSRRQCEKDVALTSARLPDDDVAAPGCGMGAGGVGSWDLRLRQDGCRPGESGDFLFWLCLGSSDPGVGIKRRHGPSHGSVCVCDEAIRVGLVIASAGRGRAWSASALTELPRMQCAAHRKLGEEEEHSAGASALSRERKGPQQGLGKQSSDQRLPGPPFRACPITASNSG
- the LOC103694460 gene encoding uncharacterized protein LOC103694460 isoform X8, whose amino-acid sequence is MAATSTSQTPWRSQDPRPPGPAVASTPGSLRTGPMIPTEEEEEEMWTLGQGPAPSPAPSPAPRTRTGRASEGPGSRRQCEKDVALTSARLPDDDVAAPGCGMGAGGVGSWDLRLRQDGCRPGESGDFLFWLCLGSSDPGVGIKRRHGPSHGSVCVCDEAIRVGLVIASAGRGRAWSASALTELPRMQCAAHRKLGEEEEHSAGASALSRERKGPQQGLGKQSSDQRLPGPPFRACPITASNSG
- the LOC103694460 gene encoding uncharacterized protein LOC103694460 isoform X10, which codes for MAATSTSQTPWRSQDPRPPGPAVASTPGSLRTGPMIPTEEEEEEEVATRTNQGPGSRRQCEKDVALTSARLPDDDVAAPGCGMGAGGVGSWDLRLRQDGCRPGESGDFLFWLCLGSSDPGVGIKRRHGPSHGSVCVCDEAIRVGLVIASAGRGRAWSASALTELPRMQCAAHRKLGEEEEHSAGASALSRERKGPQQGLGKQSSDQRLPGPPFRACPITASNSG
- the LOC103694460 gene encoding uncharacterized protein LOC103694460 isoform X6, which gives rise to MAATSTSQTPWRSQDPRPPGPAVASTPGSLRTGPMIPTEEEEEEMWTLGQGPAPSPAPSPAPRTRTGRASEEVATRTNQGPGSRRQCEKDVALTSARLPDDDVAAPGCGMGAGGVGSWDLRLRQDGCRPGESGDFLFWLCLGSSDPGVGIKRRHGPSHGSVCVCDEAIRVGLVIASAGRGRAWSASALTELPRMQCAAHRKLGEEEEHSAGASALSRERKGPQQGLGKQSSDQRLPGPPFRACPITASNSG
- the LOC103694460 gene encoding uncharacterized protein LOC103694460 isoform X12, which gives rise to MAATSTSQTPWRSQASTPGSLRTGPMIPTEEEEEEEVATRTNQGPGSRRQCEKDVALTSARLPDDDVAAPGCGMGAGGVGSWDLRLRQDGCRPGESGDFLFWLCLGSSDPGVGIKRRHGPSHGSVCVCDEAIRVGLVIASAGRGRAWSASALTELPRMQCAAHRKLGEEEEHSAGASALSRERKGPQQGLGKQSSDQRLPGPPFRACPITASNSG